The genomic segment TGCCAACACTGTTGATGCGAATCAAACAACAATTCCTCTATTTGAGTTGCAGAAAGGGTACACACAATGATATATAGAAAATAATAGCTTCCCTGGCTAAGGACGCACTTGTGTCTTTGAACAAGAATATAACCATATGGAAATTTTGAAATCCACAACTATAGACGCAGAGTGAGAATTCAAGACCGAAACTTTTAAATCCCAATAGTTCTTGGAGAAATCTGCCAAGTCCTCTCAACATGTCAATATCTGGTGTTGAAAGGCGAAATAACAATCCCTTCACATTTGGAATGTTTACTAAATGGCTACACATTTTACCCTTCATTATAAACCCTGTTACAGTTCATTCATGATTACATTTTCTTGCATGATCTAACTTACATTTTAAAAGTTCTGGCTTTACTTCCAAAGTAAAATTAatggaatatacaatattttagcaGAATCCAATGAGCAGATATTTATTCAAGAATAGAATTCTCTAAAAACTATGGAAGTATACTATCTGGAAAATCCGTTTTCTTGAATTACAAATTGAAGATACACTGCAGTATTGGTGCAGTCCTACAAACTGATCCATGCTGGCAAAAAAGACATTAGACTGATATTTGTAAGTCTAAATACAGAAAAGTTGCTGGTGCACCAAGGCTTGTAAGTGAAATGCTAATGACCACTGAGGTTGAAATCTTGGCGAGgctagagaaaattaatataaacCTTACTTACTTCCTTCAACCCATTTTTCTTAGAGAGGCAATGCTCCAACATCTCTCTAGTAGGGAGAAAGCTATCAGTGTTCAAAACAAATTGCCTTAACAAGTTCTCCCCAGACAAGAGGTTTTTCTGTTTGTCCTTTCTGATACTCTCAAGAAGAACTCCTCGGATATCTTTGGGCTTGCCAGGAACCCCAAACATGATGAACAAACCAAGGCAGTCGTGGCCCACCAGTGTGCAGAATTCTTCCAGCTTTTCAAATGGGGTCTTATTTCGGAAATGCTCATCAGCTAACAGGGCCTCTTTGTCCCAGCCGACAACTTCAACACAGTCATTGGGCAAATCGGCCATCTGCAGAGACTGTACAGCAATTTGAAGCCTGACCTGCTTGTCGGATCCTGACAGAGTCCAGACCCAGTCGACGCCGAAAAGCAAGGACTGCTGCTTGGTCATCTTGCTGGTGGTGATACGCTCTTC from the Anolis carolinensis isolate JA03-04 chromosome 5, rAnoCar3.1.pri, whole genome shotgun sequence genome contains:
- the rep15 gene encoding rab15 effector protein, with amino-acid sequence MGQKVSQEPNQENKADILVICDVFSQGVVFASQKLKEYLGFEDPQSKFRPCTDTLNEIFLLHFISFCVEKGVEERITTSKMTKQQSLLFGVDWVWTLSGSDKQVRLQIAVQSLQMADLPNDCVEVVGWDKEALLADEHFRNKTPFEKLEEFCTLVGHDCLGLFIMFGVPGKPKDIRGVLLESIRKDKQKNLLSGENLLRQFVLNTDSFLPTREMLEHCLSKKNGLKEVSKVYINFL